TAAGCTATAAAAAGTAACAATGTACAATCAAgatggattattattatttttttttttttcctcttttcctttaaagGAGGCCTCTCCGGGGTGGCCCGGTGCctgcgtggggggggggtgtgtgtgtgtgtgtctcccctccccaccccgtgcGATGGGACCGGGGGCACCGGGGGAGAGGGCAGATCGCGGGTGTgaggtggtttttgggggggagtCACCCTCCCCGACCCACCGATGCCGCTCGGCAGAAGGGCCGGGAGGGGTGAGAAAAGACAGTCCCTGCCCCAAACTCCATCAACACCCGAGATAACTCACACACACctccctgaaacaaaaaaaaaccccaacgtatATTGCATAGTATTGCTGTCAgcagtcttaaaataaaaaggagaattccccaccaccaccaccgctccCCGCCCAGAGACAGGGACTATCTTCAGCTGAAGACCCGGGGAAGTCTCTTCCCCAGCTCCAAGCAAGCTCCCAACGCTGTCACCGGCACACGCCACGGGCCGGGGCTGCTTTTCCAAAATAGCTCAAAGCAATGAGTTCtggaagggaggggagatggCGAAGGAAGGGGGCACCCTCCCTCCCGGCACGCTGGCCCGGGGACAGCAGTGGGTACAGCTCGGTGGCACCATCCATGGCGGGGAGCGGAGGGTTGCTGCGTGGcgagggggggtttggggggagctGGAGACCCGGTGTGGGCACCACTCGCCCAGACAGACCCAGCCCCACGCGGCACAACCCAACCGAGGGCCTCATCCCGATCCAGCATCCCGAGTCCTTTCCCTATAAgtgttccctcccttccccaaagcAAGCTCAAGGGAAGGGATGAACACACATGAAGACACATGAACACGGACGCACACGCATGAACActtgcccagctctgccccatcaGACCCTGCATCACCCAGGCGCTACTGCTCGGACCCCAAACCTTCCAGCTCCACATCCCTGCTCCGTAGCCCTCGGGTGCCGCTGCCAGCCCGGCCGCTCGCCCACCGGCATCTCTGGGGTACCCTCTGTGTCCCCCAACTCTCTGCCACGGCAGCCTCAGGGCCAGCCTGAGGCCACGCCACGGCACACCACCCTGCACCAGCTCCCAAcaccctcgggggggggggtctttCGCTTTCCCTGCTATTCCCAGAAGAGtctgggggggtttttttggctcctCCAGCCACCCTGGAGACCTCATCTCCGCCTTGTACCTCCACGAGGGCACAGCCACCGGCGAGCAGCCCCTCCGAAAACAGGGGTGCAGCACCCGACCCGGTGCAGGAGCACggcccgtgtgtgtcccccccccggctctgaCCTTACACCCGGGGAGCCGCCGGCCGGAGcgtgggaggaaaggaagacatTTCTCCGTGCCCTGTAGAGAAGCACAGCTAGCAGTTTAAAACCAacaataatcattaaaaaaagaaaaaaagaaaaaaaaagaaaaaagaaaaaaaaaaaggaaaaaagggggtgAATAGCTTATTCTGGAAACGGGCTGCCGAGGAGAGAGGGCGGCTCGGTGGGACGGGGCGCTGCTCCCTCGCTGGCACCGTCTCTCTCCGGCCCCAGTGGTTCCCTGCACAACACCCACCGCGTCCCCCCAAAGCGCTGCCGGGGACACCCCCGAGCATGGGACGGAGGGGATCCCCGCAGCCGGGAGGTGTCTCTCTGACCCCCCCCGGACGGGGTGGGGGGCGGTTTGTGGGATCTACCCCAACTTTCGGAGAAAGACCTGCAGCTCCGAGGGGAGGGACGAGGTTAAAACGCGACTCCCGTTGTTGAAAACGCGACCGAGGGTCTTTTGTTCACAGTATGAAATGAGCTGAAATCGTCAAAGCAGCCGCGGATACAAAGAGTCCTTTGGtgtcggggagggagggggaagatggggggggggcaaaaaaatgTCAGAGGAGAAACCAAGAGTCGGGAAACAAAAGTCCGTGTGTCTGTCAGATGTCCTTGAGTGTGCCCTGGGTGAAGCAACCTCACGCTTGATTTaataccttaaaaaataaaaaggtcttaaacaaaccctcccacccccagaccTACAAGATCAGCAAAACCTTGGAAACCAGCCACAGGGACGAGTCCTGATCTTGTCGCTAGCCAGAAacggaggggttttggggtgggggtgaaagaaagaaagaaagaaagaaagaaaggaggaggagggggacacggggtACAGCAGGTCCGAGGGGCACAGCTCAGGCTTGGTCGGCCACCAGGACCAGCGGGGCCACCAGGTGCTGCCCGGCGGCCACCGCCTTGGCCAGGCTGCTCTTCTGCCGCCGCTTGGCCAGCTTGGACTCGGAGGGGGGGGAGAGCTGCATGGCCCGTGAGGTAGCTTTGATGATGATGGGTCGTGcttcctcctccgcctcctcctcctcgtcctcgtcACACCGTGTCAGCTGGCGGTTGACAGCGATGGCCTCGGCAGCAAAGGAGGTGAGCTCTTTGGCACTGCTGTtcctgtgggggggggggggagggaggcaggggctcagggtgggatgtggggaggctggggggaagTGGGGGTCAAATATCGGGGTGTCCCTCCTTGCGTGCATGCCACGCCAGACCCATCAGGCACCAAAACCCGGGTTTGAACCCAAATCATGTGCTGCAACCGCTGCCCGGGTAGCAAGAacggcagcagagcagagagcggCCCACTGGAGCCAGAATTTGGGGGGATGGGACgtatcccccccccctcccagtgccacccacaCTCACCTCTGCAGGATGATGGGGGTCGGCAGGGTGTTATCCGGGGCGCACTGCAATGAAAGGGCAGCCGGTCAGAGCTGGGCACCGCACAGGAGGGTGTCCCCCACCCCGGctttggggagagaagggggggggggggcagcactcACCCCCTGCACCCAGGGGTGCTCCAGGACCTGGGCCGCGCTGAGCCGCTTCTTGGCATCTCTCACCAGCAGCTTGGAAATGAGGTCTTTGGCTCCGAAGGAGATGTGCGCCCAGTCCTTGTCGGGAAACTCATACTTCCCCTCCTGGATGCTCTCGAAAAGCATGTtctggggtgggatgggaagggtggggggggggggtgggaaataaaAGGGGGTGGGAAATAAAAGGGGGTGAGCCAGGAGGGGTGCTGCCAAACCGGCGGAGGGTTTTGGCGATGCTGGGGTCCCCCACAAACCTGGCAAGTGTGACACGCCTCGCCCCGGTCCCAGCCGCAGTCGGAGCCGCAGTGGCCCACAAAGGGGGGGTACCCGCTCAGCATGATGTAGAGGATGACGCCCAGGCTCCACAGGTCACAGCGCTTGTCGTAGATGGACGCCTCCTCGTTGAAGGCTTCCACCACCTCCGGGGCCATGTACTCAGCAGAGCCGCactgtggggagatgtgggggtgAGCCCCGGCACGGGGACACCAAAGGGTAGGGGActgatggggcagagctgtgttGGCCAGGGGGGCTAAGGGAGATCCTGCACCccctgaaatcatagaatggtttgggttggaaaggaccttaaagcccacccagtgccaccccctgccctgggcagggacacctcccaccagaccaggttgctcaagccccctccaacctggccttgaacccctccagggatggggcagccacagcttctctgggcaacctgggccaggctctcaccaccctcacagcaaaggattccttccccacatctcagctcaaacccttccccctcctcctatggctcccttccctgatccagagtccctccccagctttcctggagccccttgagggactggaaggggctccaaggtctccccggagccttctcttctccaggctgaacccccccaactctctcagcctgtcctcacagcagaggggctccagccctcccagcatctccggggcctcctctggccccgctccaacagctccatgtccttctgctgttggggTCCCCAGATGCGGATACAAATGAGGGTGTGGACACGACTGCTCCCCAGGTTTGTTCCCGGCAGGGCGGATCACCCCTGCCAGGTTTCCCACCGAGCCCCACCACGCAGGGGATTCCACAGACCTGCCTCTCCAGGGGTCACCGaacaaggtgggggggggcgggggaggtgggggtggtccacccccccccccaaaaaaaaaaaaaaaaaaaccaacaaaaacctaaAGGGGTGCACAACCCCCTCCCGGGCACCCCTGTGGGGCAGCACCAGGGAGGCCAGACCCACACCCCGAAGCGCTGCCGTCGCCACCCAACCGGCTCAGCATCCGTCCCATCGCCTGGGAGCGGCCCCAAAGCACCGCGGGGCTGAGCCtgccctgcctgttccctgcctgttccctgcccgTTCCCTGCCCGACGCGGGCAGGGCCGCCACAGCGGGCGCAGGATCCGGCTCCAGAGGAGTTAAGGGTGACGCAAGGCGAGGCGAGAGGCAGCGGCCGTTCCCCCATGGCTGCCGGGACTCTGGGGCTTTCCAGCGGCACGTGACCCGCAGCCCACACGGGCCTCGTGACCAGCGCGGAGAAAAAGCTGCAGCCAGCAGATAATCACCCCGGAACATAACGAGAGGCCTCCTAACGAGAGCCTCGCCAGCCCCAGCAGCCGATGccaccccaggaaaaaaaaaaaaaaaaaaaaaaaaataaagcccaacCCCCTTTAACCCTGCAGGGAACAGGGGGGACGCCCCCTTTGCTGAGACCGGGGAAACTCGGGACAACTCAGAAACTCAACCCCTGCCCCAGGAGGAGGATAAACGTGGAGGAACGAGGGGGCCGGGGTGTTTTGGCCCCCACCTCTGCTGTTGCGCACCCCCCATGGGCCGGGCTCTGTGCTTCCCAGCACGTgagcaccccaaaaaaacccactgggaTGTAGGGCAACACCCTGCATGGGGGGGGGCCCTGCTGCTGGCGATAAGGGGAGTGGGGCTTTCcatgattggggggggggggacgacacacactcAGTGTCCCCCTGGAAAGTGGGACGGTTCCTTGCAACACCGAGGTCACGTGGAAGATTTCGGGGTGTCcaccctgcggggggggggggcgggggggcagctcCCTCTCACCCATAACGTGGGGGGAATCAcggtgggccccccccccccccagacccccccagcctCTGGCCTGACCCACTTCTCCCCATGAGCGCCAGCCTCCGCGCAGTCGCCTGTGCCNNNNNNNNNNNNNNNNNNNNNNNNNNNNNNNNNNNNNNNNNNNNNNNNNNNNNNNNNNNNNNNNNNNNNNNNNNNNNNNNNNNNNNNNNNNNNNNNNNNNNNNNNNNNNNNNNNNNNNNNNNNNNNNNNNNNNNNNNNNNNNNNNNNNNNNNNNNNNNNNNNNNNNNNNNNNNNNNNNNNNNNNNNNNNNNNNNNNNNNNCCCTGCACTGCACCAGGGGACAAGGACACCCCCTCAggcaccccacccccccaaccagCCCCCCCAAGCACAGAGACAGGGACACTCCCGGGCGCTGTATGCTGCACCCAGGGACACCCCTTGGgaccctgccacccccccaggAACAGGGACACCcctttggggtcccccctccccccacacccaGGGTCAGGGACACTCCGGCTCCGCGTTCACTTTCTGTGGCCCCAAGGCTAAGGACAGGGGGGGTGGGGGCCGGCCATGACCCGCCCCCAGCCCACACACGCCATGAGCGGGGCagtgctcagccccacagccaggcCTGCgccgaggggggggggacagggcacgGGATCACGTCCCGCCGTCCCTGCAGGTCACCGAGACCCTGCTGGACGCGACcagtgacgggggggggggggggggcgggaggatgGAATTCGGGagcaagacaccccccccccccactccaggCTCGGTGTGACACCGTGGGAGGCCGTCACCGTGTGGGGTGGCCGTGTGTGTCGtcgtcgtcctcctcctcctcccccccccccccccccccaagttttgcGTGACGCCAGCCTGGGCTGAGAACAGACGCGCTCGTTGCGCCGAGCAGCAGCACCGGGGCCAATGGCTGCGGCACCGCCGTGCATGACTTCACCGCCCGCCCCGCGCATTGGCTgctcgccccgccgccgccattgCGCACCCagcgggcccccccccccacaccccccaccccccccaccccccccccgcccccgttccACCGCAGCCGCCTCCCCTGGGGCGCCCCGCGTCAGACCCGACCCCCCCCCTTCAgccatccagccccccccccccccccggcctctctgccacactctgcaggaccccctgccctccccccccccccaactttctcctcctccccccagtgTTTGAGGACATTTCGCTGCGGGAtttgctgcccccccccccccccaaaggtgCCATCATCCTGGCACAGGGCCACCGCAGCGGGGTCCCAACCGCCCCCCTGGTCCCCTCCTCAGAC
This region of Numenius arquata chromosome 25, bNumArq3.hap1.1, whole genome shotgun sequence genomic DNA includes:
- the MKNK2 gene encoding MAP kinase-interacting serine/threonine-protein kinase 2, which codes for MAPEVVEAFNEEASIYDKRCDLWSLGVILYIMLSGYPPFVGHCGSDCGWDRGEACHTCQNMLFESIQEGKYEFPDKDWAHISFGAKDLISKLLVRDAKKRLSAAQVLEHPWVQGCAPDNTLPTPIILQRNSSAKELTSFAAEAIAVNRQLTRCDEDEEEEAEEEARPIIIKATSRAMQLSPPSESKLAKRRQKSSLAKAVAAGQHLVAPLVLVADQA